TCATCGACCACCTCGACGCGCCGCCGGCGGACCGGGTGGTGGTGGCCGAGGTCGTCGCCGTACCGGTGGGGCTGTTGGAGGTCCATCCGGCCGGGAAGGCGGGTCCGGCCCGGTTCTTCGCCAAGACCGGCATGGTGGTGCGGGCCGACTCGACCGTGGATCTGTCGGTGCCGGCGGGCTCGGCCGGCAGGACCGTGATCGGCTGGGGCAGTCCGGCAGAGCCCGCACGCCAGGTGCGTCTTCCGGGCTGCCCGGATCGGACCGGCTGGGTGGCGTTCGCGGGCGGCTTCTGGCTCGACGAGCCGGCCTGTGTCCCGTTGACGGTCCGGTCCAACGGGCGGGACGAGCGGGTCCGGATGGCGATCGGGGTCGACTGCCCGCAGTGAGCACCGCTGCGGCAGCCGCACAGGTGGTGACGGGTCGACATAGTCACCGAGAGCCGGCGCGCACCAGCCCGCACTCGTACGCGTAGACGACCGCCTGGACGCGGTCACGCAGACCCAGCTTGGCCAGGACGCGGCTGACGTAGGTCTTGACGGTGCCCTCGGAGATGTACATCCGGCCGGCGATCTCGGCGTTCGACAGTCCCCGGGCGACGAGGCCGAGCACCTCGCGCTCGCGTCCGGTGAGAGAGTCGAGCGCGGCGGCGGCGGCCCCCGGGGATCCGGCACTGGCGTAGCGCTCCAGAAGCCGGCGGGTGACGCTCGGCGCCACCACCGCGTCACCGCGCGCCACGACCCGGATGGCGGACAGCAGGTCCGGGGCGAGGGTGTCCTTGAGCAGGAAGCCACTCGCCCCGGCCTGGACGGCGGCGAAGACGTACTCGTCGAGGTCGAACGTCGTCAGGATCAACACCCGGGTGTCGGGCGCGGCGCCGTCCACGCAGATCCGTCGGGTCGCGGAAACCCCGTCGAGTTCCGGCATGCGTACGTCCATCAGCACGACGTCGGGACACAGGTCGAGGGCGATCGCCACCGCCTGGGCACCGTTCCCGGCCTCCCCGACCACCCGCATGTCGTCCGCGTTCTCCAGGATCATCCGGAAGCCGGTGCGGACCAGCGACTGATCGTCGGCCAGCAGTACGTCGATCATGACTGTTGACCTCGCAGTGGCAGTACCGCCCGGACCTGGAAACCAGCGGACGCCCGCCGTCCGGCCTCGAACGACCCGCCGAGGAGGCGGATCCGCTCCCGCATGCCGCGCAGCCCGTTGCCGCCGCTGCTGGCGCCCTTGAGCCGGAGGTCGCCCGGCCCGTCATC
The nucleotide sequence above comes from Plantactinospora soyae. Encoded proteins:
- a CDS encoding response regulator, producing MIDVLLADDQSLVRTGFRMILENADDMRVVGEAGNGAQAVAIALDLCPDVVLMDVRMPELDGVSATRRICVDGAAPDTRVLILTTFDLDEYVFAAVQAGASGFLLKDTLAPDLLSAIRVVARGDAVVAPSVTRRLLERYASAGSPGAAAAALDSLTGREREVLGLVARGLSNAEIAGRMYISEGTVKTYVSRVLAKLGLRDRVQAVVYAYECGLVRAGSR